TGAGCTATGATTCTGTTACTGGATTGTGATCCAGACACGTCATTTCAAAGTCATTCATAGCTGCTGGGAAATTCAGTTACTtataacatttttttaataatCAATTACTTGTAAATAgattgttataaaaatccatTCTGGTTAAATGATATCCTTTTTAGGAAAGGGAGTCTGTCATCTTGGTCTGGCCGAGGCatcactccagatccacagcaatgggttgactcttaactaccctgtaAAATGGCTGAGGCAGACATTGGGTTGTGTTGAAGGTAGCTCACCAGCACCACCTCAAGTTGCCCTTATCAGTCAAACCCACATTCCGAGAATGATTGATAGtttaaaaattaatcaattaatcaatGCTAGTTGTGTATAACAATGTGTAACTGTTTCTTACAAAGCATTAGACTGTAATGTAAAAGGCCATGAAAGCTGTCAGTATGGGAGTTTAGGACTTGTCAGAAGACCATCTCATCTTGAAGCGTGACTAGCTCCTGAATTCTGCTTACCTTGCAGTTGTTCCTGTAATTGATGCTGCTGCCACCTGGATTTCCACGGAGCTGAACGAGTTCAAAGAGAAGATCCGGAGGGAAAAGGCTGGGGTGATGAAGGTGAACCGTGGGAATGTAGTGACAGTGCGAGTTCCCACCCACCCTGAGGGTAACTCTGTCTGCTGGGACTTTGCCACGGACACCTATGATATTGGCTTTGGGGTGTACTTTGAGTGGACTCCTGTGACCGACACAGAGATTACGGTGCTGGTTAGCGAGTCAAGTGATGAAGAGGACGAGGAAGAGACAGAAGGTAAAAAGGGCTTTGTGAATGATTAATATGTAGAATATCTCACCATCGCACACAACCCACCATTTCTCATGCCTGTATTTATTTgttctcgctctcgctctctctactGGCACATATGCTTAACCAttaattcactctctctctctcaaatgctCTCTCACACGGTTCCAGCTTCCTCGCTGGCACTCATTTATTCAATTCAGAGAAAACTACTGACAGATCTGTTGTCTTTATAGTatcatttttttatttcagattttcagcatttgcttattttcagtttttaattctCCTCTTTCAACCATAAGCATTGTAAATCAAGTACTTCTGGGTAATACTTAGAATAATTTGAAATACCAAACTAGCAAACCTCCCTCatccttcctctctctgtcttcctcacACACCCCACGCCCTCCAAAAACAATCTTCGGTTCTAACAGGAGAACAATACCAGACTcataatgttaattctgt
The sequence above is a segment of the Chiloscyllium plagiosum isolate BGI_BamShark_2017 unplaced genomic scaffold, ASM401019v2 scaf_38576, whole genome shotgun sequence genome. Coding sequences within it:
- the LOC122545334 gene encoding protein TMED8-like, whose product is LLNSAYLAVVPVIDAAATWISTELNEFKEKIRREKAGVMKVNRGNVVTVRVPTHPEGNSVCWDFATDTYDIGFGVYFEWTPVTDTEITVLVSESSDEEDEEETEGKKGFVND